One genomic segment of Ignavibacteriota bacterium includes these proteins:
- a CDS encoding Eco57I restriction-modification methylase domain-containing protein has product MAIQRKLFNQLIKDFNFSELFIELGWDKVLITQKIKANDETYEIKSAAQKRSFVIFVCNSNHDNRIPNKDERKKIDKAVTKLFYEHLIIYIDKNKTQQLWQLSVQEPNKPIQYREFNYYIKNDPQQLFEKLNHLFFTLDDEDKIALVDVKSRVTEQFNQNAEKVTKAFYAEFKKHHAVFQSFIQGLENQMDIDWYTSLMLNRLMFVYFIQKKGFLDSNTNYLSDKLRTIKSKQGKDKFYKTFYKTFLLTLFHQGLGKPNHTPDFEKELGKIPYLNGGLFDVHKLEKDNDKLDIADKAFEKLFAFFDEYNWHLDIKPNTTGKDINPDVIGYIFEKYINDRATTGAYYTKEDITEYISKNTVIPYLFDKVKEKVKNAFTYDSSLWKMLKENPDRYIYDSVKKGINTNFNIKNNFNDKVTEDLPNFISIGIDTSKPNLLERRNRWNEKTDEELALPTEIWRETIERRKRYWELRAKIENDEIREINDFITYNLNIRQFAQDAVEQYEGSDFVNAFYKAITEITILDPTCGSGAFLFAALNILEPLYEACISRMREFVEVDNEKGNGKKHENFRKVLNDIEIHTNEKYYIFKSIILNNLYGVDIMNEAVEIAKLRLFLKLVAVVEPDERKENYGLEPLPDIDFNIRAGNTLVGYATENEIDSGSELDAFNEKEKEKVKNELLEKIEIAASSFKSYKEVQLESCKLDYIQFKKAKDNLELRLKELNEQLNDYLAKDYGIVKEKNKKKYSEWIQTHKPFHWFAEFYEIVHQNGGFDVIIGNPPYIENSKVFNIYKPKLSITIDAGNIYTLVLERGHSIVHKKSKHGWIIPISAVCTDRTTSFQNFIRSNYNRWIATYDIFPARLFTGAAQRLTILILTNNEKLFQQFVTKYYRWYENERNNLIDLVFYNRNLDFDEVGWLARINQYIGWDVLQKLKQKRLVNFLYKPKEKLIYVHRIINNFIKAIDFEPIFKKSNGIVTHSDDFKMLYTSSVHNAVIISILNSNLFYFYWRIHGDGFHCGFKDIEKFPVDISKIQKNEEKQLKLLSKILVKNLEKNSEIRIRDQKTTGKVELQTFFVGKSKTIIDEIDKVLAKHYSFTEEELDFIVNYDIKYRMGKELDDGE; this is encoded by the coding sequence ATGGCAATTCAACGAAAACTTTTCAATCAGCTAATTAAAGATTTTAACTTCTCAGAATTATTTATTGAACTTGGATGGGATAAAGTTTTAATAACCCAGAAAATAAAAGCCAATGATGAAACTTATGAAATTAAGTCAGCTGCTCAGAAACGTAGTTTTGTAATTTTTGTTTGTAATTCGAACCATGATAATAGAATTCCTAACAAAGATGAAAGAAAAAAAATAGATAAGGCTGTAACCAAATTGTTTTATGAACACCTTATAATTTATATCGATAAAAACAAAACTCAACAGCTTTGGCAATTAAGTGTACAAGAACCAAATAAACCAATTCAATACCGTGAATTTAATTATTATATAAAAAATGATCCTCAACAGCTTTTTGAAAAGTTAAATCATTTATTCTTCACTTTAGATGATGAGGACAAAATTGCACTTGTAGATGTAAAAAGCAGAGTAACGGAACAATTCAATCAAAATGCAGAAAAAGTTACCAAAGCATTTTATGCTGAATTCAAAAAGCATCATGCTGTATTTCAATCCTTTATTCAAGGTCTTGAGAACCAAATGGATATTGATTGGTACACATCCTTAATGTTGAACCGATTAATGTTTGTATATTTTATACAAAAAAAAGGTTTTCTTGACAGCAATACAAATTATTTGAGTGATAAACTTAGAACTATTAAAAGCAAACAAGGTAAAGATAAATTTTATAAAACATTCTATAAAACATTTCTGTTAACTCTTTTTCACCAAGGACTTGGCAAACCAAACCACACTCCAGATTTTGAAAAAGAACTTGGTAAAATTCCATACTTAAACGGTGGATTATTTGACGTTCACAAATTGGAAAAAGATAATGATAAATTAGACATTGCTGATAAAGCTTTTGAAAAACTATTTGCATTTTTTGATGAATATAATTGGCACCTTGATATTAAACCAAACACAACCGGTAAGGATATTAACCCCGATGTAATTGGCTATATTTTTGAAAAATATATAAATGACCGAGCTACAACGGGAGCGTATTATACTAAGGAAGATATTACTGAATATATAAGCAAAAACACAGTTATCCCATACTTGTTTGATAAAGTAAAAGAAAAAGTTAAAAATGCTTTTACTTATGATAGTTCACTTTGGAAAATGCTTAAAGAAAACCCGGATAGATACATTTATGATTCAGTTAAAAAAGGAATAAATACAAATTTTAATATAAAAAATAACTTTAATGATAAAGTTACCGAAGACTTGCCAAATTTCATTTCTATCGGTATCGATACATCAAAACCAAATTTACTTGAGAGAAGAAACCGCTGGAATGAAAAAACGGATGAAGAATTAGCTTTACCAACCGAAATTTGGCGCGAGACGATTGAACGAAGAAAAAGATATTGGGAATTACGTGCTAAAATTGAAAATGATGAAATAAGAGAAATAAATGATTTTATAACATACAATCTTAACATTCGTCAATTTGCACAAGATGCAGTTGAACAATATGAAGGTTCTGATTTTGTAAATGCTTTTTATAAAGCAATAACTGAAATAACAATTCTTGATCCAACTTGCGGATCCGGTGCATTTTTATTTGCAGCACTTAACATTCTTGAACCTCTTTATGAAGCATGCATAAGCAGAATGCGAGAATTTGTTGAAGTTGATAACGAAAAAGGAAACGGAAAAAAACATGAAAACTTCCGTAAAGTTTTAAATGATATTGAAATTCATACTAATGAAAAATACTACATTTTTAAAAGCATAATACTTAACAACCTATACGGTGTTGATATTATGAACGAAGCTGTAGAAATAGCTAAACTCCGTTTATTCTTAAAACTTGTTGCTGTTGTTGAACCGGATGAAAGAAAAGAAAATTATGGATTAGAACCCTTACCGGATATTGATTTTAATATTAGAGCCGGTAACACACTTGTTGGTTATGCTACTGAAAACGAAATTGATTCTGGTTCTGAACTAGATGCATTTAATGAAAAAGAAAAAGAAAAAGTAAAAAATGAATTACTTGAAAAAATTGAAATTGCTGCAAGTTCATTTAAGAGCTATAAAGAAGTACAGCTTGAGTCTTGTAAATTAGATTATATTCAATTCAAAAAAGCTAAAGACAATCTTGAACTTAGATTAAAAGAATTAAATGAACAATTAAATGATTATTTAGCAAAAGATTATGGAATAGTTAAAGAGAAAAATAAAAAGAAATATTCGGAATGGATTCAAACTCATAAACCATTTCATTGGTTTGCTGAATTTTATGAAATTGTTCACCAAAATGGAGGTTTTGATGTTATAATAGGTAATCCACCCTATATAGAAAATTCTAAAGTTTTCAACATTTATAAACCAAAATTATCAATTACAATAGATGCGGGGAATATTTATACATTAGTTTTAGAGCGTGGTCATTCAATAGTTCACAAGAAATCAAAACATGGCTGGATAATCCCAATTTCAGCAGTATGTACTGATAGAACAACTAGTTTCCAAAATTTTATTAGAAGTAATTATAACAGATGGATTGCGACATATGATATTTTCCCTGCTAGACTTTTTACCGGTGCTGCTCAAAGACTAACAATTTTAATTCTTACAAACAATGAAAAATTATTTCAACAATTTGTTACAAAGTACTATAGATGGTATGAAAATGAGAGAAACAATTTAATTGATTTAGTTTTTTATAACCGCAATTTAGATTTTGATGAAGTAGGTTGGTTAGCTAGAATAAATCAATATATTGGTTGGGATGTTCTCCAAAAACTTAAACAAAAAAGGCTTGTCAATTTTCTTTATAAACCTAAAGAAAAACTTATTTATGTTCATAGAATAATTAATAATTTTATCAAAGCGATTGATTTTGAGCCAATTTTTAAAAAATCAAATGGTATTGTTACTCATTCTGATGATTTTAAGATGTTATATACTTCGTCAGTTCATAATGCTGTCATAATTTCAATTCTAAATTCGAATTTATTTTATTTTTATTGGCGTATACATGGTGATGGCTTTCATTGTGGGTTTAAAGATATAGAAAAATTTCCAGTTGATATTTCGAAAATACAAAAGAATGAAGAAAAACAATTAAAATTACTTTCAAAAATATTAGTTAAGAATTTAGAAAAAAATTCTGAAATTAGAATCCGCGATCAAAAAACAACTGGTAAAGTTGAATTGCAAACTTTCTTTGTTGGGAAATCTAAAACAATAATTGATGAAATTGATAAAGTCCTTGCAAAACATTATAGCTTCACAGAAGAAGAATTAGACTTTATAGTAAACTACGACATAAAGTATAGAATGGGAAAGGAGTTGGATGATGGGGAATGA